From the Streptomonospora nanhaiensis genome, the window CGCCCCCCGCTCCTGCTCCTGCTCCTGCCGCACCCTCGGTGGAGGAGTATCGCCGCCGGCGCCCTCACCGCCGACCGCCGTGGGCGGGGTCAGCCCTCGTCCTCCAGGATGCCGTCGACCAGGTCGCCCAGGACCCGGGCCCGCTCCTCGTCGGTGAGGTTGGCCAGCTCGGCCAGCGCCCCCGCCGTCTCCACGCGGTCGCCCGCGCGGCCCTCCACCACGCACAGCCGCACCACCTCACGCGTGGCGATGTCGAGGAACCGCAGCTCGTCGGGCGGGGCGAGGTCGTAGAGGGTCACCGGGTAGCGGGAGTGCCGGTTGCGCCACTGCTCGGCGCGCTTGAGGACGAATCCGTGCAGCAGGGACTCCAGCACCGCCGTGTCGCCCAGCGCGTCGGCGTCGCCCTGGGCGCGGCACTCCGCGCAGTTGGCCAGCTCCGCCTTGAGCAGCCGGCGCGCCCCGGGGTGCACGACGTGCTCGGCGGTAAGCTTGCTGGGGTGTCGGTGCGCCATGGGCACCAGACTAGGGCGCGGCCGCGCTCCGGCGAGCCGCCGCGCACCGTCCCACGTGCGGCCATCCCCGCCGCGCCACGCACGGTGCCCCCCACCGCCCCACGCGCCGTGCCGCCGCGCACCGCGCCACTTGCGATAATGGCGCGGTCCCCACCGTTCGTGCCGACCCTTGTTCGGAGTGACCATGCGGCTCATCCTCGCCGACGACTCGATCCTGCTCCGTGAGGGCCTGGTGCGGCTGCTGGAGGAGGAGGGCCACGAGGTCGCCGCGGCCGTGGGCGACGCCGAGGCCCTGCTGGCGGCGGTGGCCGCCGACAAGCCCGACGTGGCGGTGGTGGACGTGCGCATGCCGCCCACCCACACCGACGAGGGGCTGCGCGCGGCCCTGCGCATCCGGGAGCTCCACCCCGACGTCGGCGTGCTCGTGCTGTCGCAGTACGTGGAGCAGGGCTACGCCGCCGAGCTGCTGGCCGGGCGCGGCGAGGGCGTGGGCTACCTGCTCAAGGACCGCGTCTCGGAGGTCGAGGAGTTTTTGGAGGCCCTGGAGCGGGTGCACGCGGGCGGCACCGCCATCGACCCCGAGGTGGTGCGCCGGCTGCTGGCGCGCACCACGCGCGCCGACCCGCTGGCCCGGCTCACCGAGCGCGAGCGCAGCGTGCTGGAGCACATGGCCCAGGGGTTCGCCAACGCCTCGATCGCCAAGCGCCTGCACGTGTCGCAGAGCGCGGTCGAGAAGCACATCTCCTCGATCTTCGACAAACTGGAGCTGTCCCACTCCTCCGGCTACAGCCCCCGCGTCCTCGCGGTGCTGCGGTATCTGGGCGGGTGAGAGGCCGCTCCGAGGTTCGAATCACGCCAAACGGGCATCGCATCCCCGTCATCCCCGGGTAGCCACACCCGGCGAAAGACGAGAGAGGTGCCCAATGACCAAGAACATCTTCGTCCTCGGTCTGGACGAGATGAACCGCCAGACCCTCAGCAGCATCCCGGGCTCGGAGGACTACCGCTTCCACCCGCTGCTGACCAAGGAGCGGCTCCACGGCTCGGCCGACCTCGACCTGGGCGAGGTGGTGGAGGAGGCGCGGGCGCAGCTCGACGCCTTCGACGGCTCGGTCGACGCCATCATCGGCTACTGGGACTTCCCCGTCAGCACCCTGGTTCCGGTGCTGTGCGCCGAGCGCGGGCTGCCCTCGGCCCCGCTGGAGGCCGTGGTCAAGTGCGAGCACAAGTACTGGAGCCGGCTGGAGCAGGCCGAGGTCATCGACGAGATCCCCGGCTTCGCCGAGATCCCGTTCGACTCCGAGCGCCCGCCCGAGCACCTGAGCTACCCCATGTGGCTGAAACCGGTGAAGTCGTTCTCCTCGGAGCTGGCGTTCCGGGTGACCGACGACGCGGAGTTCCGCGAGGCGCTGGCCCAGATCGAGGAGGGCGCCGGCCGGGTCGGCGAGCCCTTCGAGTGGGTGCTGGAGCGCGTGGAGATGCCCGAGGCCGTGGCCAAGGCGGGCGGCGCGGCGTGCCTGGCCGAGGAGGAGTGCTCGGGGCGCCAGCTCACGGTGGAGGGGTTCGTCTACGCCGGCCGGCCCCACGTCTACGGTGTGGTGGACTCCCACAACTATCCCGACACCCCGAGCTTCCTGCGCTACCAGTACCCCTCCGACCTGCCCGGCCCGGTGATCCAGCAGGTCACCGAGGTGTCGGAGAAGGTGGTCATGCGGCTGGGGCTGGACAACTGCACGTTCAACATCGAGTACTTCCACGACCCCGACACCGGCCGCACCTGCCTGCTCGAGGTCAACCCGCGGCACTCCCAGTCGCACGCGCGGCTGCTGGAGTTCGTCGACGGCTACCCCAACCACGCCTACGTGGTCGAGCTGGCGCTGGGGCGCGAGCCGCACCTGCGCGAGGGCGGCGGGCAGCACAACGTCGGCGCCAAGTGGTTTTTGCGCCGGTTCTCCGACGGGGTGGTGCGCACCGCGCCCGACGCCGACGACGTGGCCCGCATGAGCGAGGACATCCCCGGCACGGCCGCCAACATCCTGGTGGAGCCGGGCACGCGGCTGTCGGACCTGACCGACCAGGACAGCTACAGCTTCTGCCTGGCCGAGATCTTCACCGGCGCCAACGACACCGAGGGGCTGAAGAACACCTACGAGCTGTGCCTGGCCCGGCTCCCGTTCGAGATCGAGGACGTCGAGGACGCCGGGGACACCGAGCCCGCCGGGGGCGGGCGGGCCGGCGGGGGGCAACCGGACGGAGACGACCGCTGACCAGCGTCTGACGCGAGAAGGGAGAGGCCCTGCATGCGCACCGTCACAGCGCTGCCGTACAAGATCATCGAGGAGCGGGGGATCTTCATCCCCATGTCCGACGGGGTCCGCCTGGCCGCCCGGATCTGGCGGCCCGAAACCGACGAACCGGTGCCGGCGGTCCTGGAGTTCATCCCCTACCGGCAGCGCGACCTGACCGCCCAGCGGGACTCCACCATCCACCCCTACCAGGCCGGCCACGGCTACGCCAGCGTGCGCGTGGATCTGCGCGGGAGCGGCGACTCCGAGGGGGTGCTCCAGGACGAGTACCTGGAGCGGGAGCTGCGCGACGCCGAGGAGATCCTGGCCTGGCTGTCCGAGCAGCCCTGGTGCTCGGGCCGGACCGGGATGATGGGCATCTCCTGGGGCGGGTTCAACGCCCTGCAGGTGGCCGCCCGCCGGCCCGAGAGCCTGGCCGCGATCGTGACGCTGTGCTCCACCGACGACCGCTACGCCGACGACGTCCACTACATGGGCGGCTGCCTGCTGGGCGACAACCTGTCGTGGGCCTCGACGATGTTCGCCTACACCTCCTGCCCGCCCGACCCCGCGGTGGTGGGCGACCGCTGGCGCGAGATGTGGCGCGAGCGGCTGGAGCACAGCGGGCTGTGGCTGGACACCTGGCTGCGCCACCAGCGGCGCGACGACTACTGGCGGCACGGGTCGGTGTGCGAGGACCTGTCGGCGATCCGCACGCCGGTCCTGGCGGTCAGCGGCTGGGCCGACGGCTACTCCAACGCAGTGTTCCGGCTGATGGAGGGGCTGGACGTGCCGCGGCTGGGACTCATCGGCCCGTGGTCGCACAAGTACCCGCACCTGGGCGTGCCCGGCCCGGCCATCGGGTTCCTGCAGCAGTGCGTGCGCTGGTGGGACCGCTGGCTCAAGGGCGTCGACAACGACGTGATGGACGAGCCGACGCTGCGCATCTGGATGCAGGAGAGCGTGCCGCCCTCCACCGCCTACGCCGAGCGGCCCGGCCGGTGGGTCGGCGAGGACTCCTGGCCCTCGCCGCGCGTGCTGGAGCACCGCCGCCCGCTGGCGCTGCACCGCATCGCCGCGCCGGGCGAGGAGGTCGAGCACGACATCGCCACGGTGCAGTCGCCGCTGACGGTGGGGCAGTTCGCGGGCAAGTGGTGCTCCTACAACGCCCCGCCGGACCTGCCCTACGACCAGCGCGAGGACGACGGCGGCTCGGTGGTCTTCGACAGCGAGGTGCTGACCGAGCGGCTGGAGATCCTGGGCGCGCCCGTGGTCAACCTGGAGTTCACCGTCGACCAGCCGGTGGCGATGGCCAGCGTGCGGCTGTCGGACGTGGCGCCCGACGGCAAGGCGACCCGGGTGACCTACGGGCTGCTCAACCTGACCCACGCCAAGGGGCACGACCGCCCCGAGGAACTGGTGCCGGGTGAGCGCTACCGGGTGGCGATCCCGATGAACGGCGTGGCCCAGGCGTTCCCGCCGGGGCACAGGCTGCGGGTATCGGTCTCGACCTCCTACTGGCCGCTGGCCTGGCCGCCGCCCAAGCCGGTGGTGCTGACGGTGCTGCTGGAGGGCGGCACCGACCTGGTGCTGCCGGTGCGGCCCACCGACACCCCCGACGACGTCGCCCCCGACCCCTTCGGCGAGGCCGAGGGCACGCCGCCGCTGGAGACCGAGCACGTGGCGCCCGGCGACGAGCAGTGGCTGGTGGAGCGCGACCTGGTGGGCTACCGCTCGGCGCTGAAGGTGGTCAAGGATTTGGGCACGGTGCGGTTCGACGACATCGACCTGGAGGTCACCCGGCGCAGCGAGGAGGTCTACACCTCCGAGGGCGACGACTTCTCCTCGCCGTGCGGCAGCACCGAGTGGCTGATGCGGTTCCGGCGGGGCGACTGG encodes:
- a CDS encoding response regulator transcription factor; its protein translation is MRLILADDSILLREGLVRLLEEEGHEVAAAVGDAEALLAAVAADKPDVAVVDVRMPPTHTDEGLRAALRIRELHPDVGVLVLSQYVEQGYAAELLAGRGEGVGYLLKDRVSEVEEFLEALERVHAGGTAIDPEVVRRLLARTTRADPLARLTERERSVLEHMAQGFANASIAKRLHVSQSAVEKHISSIFDKLELSHSSGYSPRVLAVLRYLGG
- a CDS encoding ATP-grasp domain-containing protein, translated to MTKNIFVLGLDEMNRQTLSSIPGSEDYRFHPLLTKERLHGSADLDLGEVVEEARAQLDAFDGSVDAIIGYWDFPVSTLVPVLCAERGLPSAPLEAVVKCEHKYWSRLEQAEVIDEIPGFAEIPFDSERPPEHLSYPMWLKPVKSFSSELAFRVTDDAEFREALAQIEEGAGRVGEPFEWVLERVEMPEAVAKAGGAACLAEEECSGRQLTVEGFVYAGRPHVYGVVDSHNYPDTPSFLRYQYPSDLPGPVIQQVTEVSEKVVMRLGLDNCTFNIEYFHDPDTGRTCLLEVNPRHSQSHARLLEFVDGYPNHAYVVELALGREPHLREGGGQHNVGAKWFLRRFSDGVVRTAPDADDVARMSEDIPGTAANILVEPGTRLSDLTDQDSYSFCLAEIFTGANDTEGLKNTYELCLARLPFEIEDVEDAGDTEPAGGGRAGGGQPDGDDR
- a CDS encoding CocE/NonD family hydrolase, with the protein product MRTVTALPYKIIEERGIFIPMSDGVRLAARIWRPETDEPVPAVLEFIPYRQRDLTAQRDSTIHPYQAGHGYASVRVDLRGSGDSEGVLQDEYLERELRDAEEILAWLSEQPWCSGRTGMMGISWGGFNALQVAARRPESLAAIVTLCSTDDRYADDVHYMGGCLLGDNLSWASTMFAYTSCPPDPAVVGDRWREMWRERLEHSGLWLDTWLRHQRRDDYWRHGSVCEDLSAIRTPVLAVSGWADGYSNAVFRLMEGLDVPRLGLIGPWSHKYPHLGVPGPAIGFLQQCVRWWDRWLKGVDNDVMDEPTLRIWMQESVPPSTAYAERPGRWVGEDSWPSPRVLEHRRPLALHRIAAPGEEVEHDIATVQSPLTVGQFAGKWCSYNAPPDLPYDQREDDGGSVVFDSEVLTERLEILGAPVVNLEFTVDQPVAMASVRLSDVAPDGKATRVTYGLLNLTHAKGHDRPEELVPGERYRVAIPMNGVAQAFPPGHRLRVSVSTSYWPLAWPPPKPVVLTVLLEGGTDLVLPVRPTDTPDDVAPDPFGEAEGTPPLETEHVAPGDEQWLVERDLVGYRSALKVVKDLGTVRFDDIDLEVTRRSEEVYTSEGDDFSSPCGSTEWLMRFRRGDWMVETVTKTVLTSTPDEFRINATLDAFEGEARVAARSWNTVVPRDHV